The genomic region GAAACCCGGTTTCTTCAAGAAACCGGGTTTCTTTGTGTTTGGCTAAAAATTATTATGCTTTCATAGCTCACTTGTCTTGAATCGATATTCGATCCATTATTTTAGTAGCAAAAACATGATTGCCATCGTATTGTGCAATACCCACAACCTCTTTGCTAAATTTGGCTAATTTAGCAAAGAGCAAATCTTTGCTATCACCTGCTATGCTTTGTCGATCGAGCTTATAAAAAGCTTGGTTAGAGAAAGATTGCCTAAAACGCCAGAAACAGCAACACCCGCAGCACTACCTCCAAATAGCGCCGTCCCAAACAGCAAACCACCCAGAACTTCTAGCACCGAAAAAGCTCCTGTCATTTCTTTCGATCGATCTTAACCCTAAAGCTCTGAAGCATACAGGGGTTGACTGCGATCGCATATCTCTGCGGGCAGATAAACAGATTAAATTTATGTTATCTTGAATACAATTTTGTAAATAACAACTAATAAAGTTGTAATAGCTGTTTAAGTATTTACTCACAAAAAACCAAGGAGAAGCAATATGAGCTTGCAAGACAAAGCCAAAGCGATCGCCAAAAATATTGAAGGTAAAGCACAAGAGGTGTTAGGTAATATTACGGACAATCCCAAACACAAAGCCGAAGGCAAAGCCAAGCAAATACAAGCTGAAGCTATGCACACCGTAGAAAACCTCAAAGACAAAGCCAAAAACTTTATTGACAAGATGTAATCTTTTCCAGACTTGGATCTGCCAAGTGCATAAACTACATAATCTTAGGATATTGTGCAAAAAAAATAAGTCAGACAGGAAAAGAAATTCCATGCCTGACTTATTTTTACGGTCAAAAAACCATCTATATTTAGACAGTCACTAATTCAGGAGTCGGACGCTTGCTATTGCGAATACCTTCGATCGCATCAGCGTAATCCTTCGCCTTAAACACCGCCGAACCTGCGACGATCGCATTAGCGCCAACTTCCAAAACCTGCCAGGTATTGCTACCCTTCAAACCGCCATCCACCTCAATCCAAGGATCGAGACCCCGTTCATCGCACATTTGGCGCAGCTTCTGGATTTTCGGCACCACAGCCGGAATGAAACTTTGACCGCCAAAACCGGGGTTAACACTCATAATCAGAATCAAATCGCAAAGTTCCAGCACATACTCAATCAACTCCAAAGGAGTAGAAGGATTGAGTACCACACCCGCCTGCTTACCCAACTCCCTGATTTGTCCCAGAGTCCGGTGCAAATGAGGAGAAGCATTATGCTCGGCGTGAACCGAGATAATATCAGCACCAGCCTTAGCGAATTCCTCCACATACTTCTCAGGTTCCACAATCATCAAGTGGACATCCAGAGGCTTTTTCGTCACCGGGCGAATCGCTTCCACAATCAGCGGACCGATCGTAATGTTCGGGACAAAACGCCCATCCATCACATCAACGTGAATCCAATCTGCCCCAGCAGCATCAACAGCGCGAATCTCATCCCCCAGACGGCTAAAATCCGCTGATAGTATAGAGGGAGCAACAACGATAGGTTTGTGGGATTGGGTTTGGGTCATGGCCTAAGATCTCTCCTGCGTCCTGAGTTGTAAGCATTTTAACAAAAGTTGACACGAGCCCCAATTTAGTTTCATCCCTTTCCGGGGAAAACTTTTGATGAGCGCAGCAGATGCTAAAGAAAAATAAGGCGTGGATTGTTTTGGGTTTGAGCGCAACCTGGCTATGTACCCCAGTAGTAGCCCTCAACAACAACTCATCGGTAGGCGAGTCTGGCATAGATGC from Aerosakkonema funiforme FACHB-1375 harbors:
- a CDS encoding CsbD family protein, which codes for MSLQDKAKAIAKNIEGKAQEVLGNITDNPKHKAEGKAKQIQAEAMHTVENLKDKAKNFIDKM
- the rpe gene encoding ribulose-phosphate 3-epimerase, whose translation is MTQTQSHKPIVVAPSILSADFSRLGDEIRAVDAAGADWIHVDVMDGRFVPNITIGPLIVEAIRPVTKKPLDVHLMIVEPEKYVEEFAKAGADIISVHAEHNASPHLHRTLGQIRELGKQAGVVLNPSTPLELIEYVLELCDLILIMSVNPGFGGQSFIPAVVPKIQKLRQMCDERGLDPWIEVDGGLKGSNTWQVLEVGANAIVAGSAVFKAKDYADAIEGIRNSKRPTPELVTV